One Jannaschia sp. GRR-S6-38 genomic window carries:
- a CDS encoding ATP-grasp domain-containing protein: MTGTIILPYSAKRVTRTDLDEIGARIARRAPLVSFQPFDVAFPPAWLEGPFRAPVVTVTLNVTGAKRLLKRVPGPKYVAANPTKLALLKHLAASGLPVPVSAPLTESFTPDPAQFGPYLTVKTMAPGTSRAKGIVSLKTADFAGQRAKLLKTYAEEIAAGHRPIVQRYVPTGKRPTHVRVSCVFGRAVVSFRTTAPKPFDPESMRGIVGGVSTSNAAATRSRTLEAEAEVVELGERAAKAFPDIPVIATDIIRASDTGQLFCLEANVGNLAALSAPICDELRADLGGQALLDQFGAYDVIAETFLEKLEAAR; this comes from the coding sequence ATGACCGGTACGATCATCCTGCCCTACAGCGCCAAGCGCGTGACCCGGACCGACCTCGACGAGATCGGCGCCCGCATCGCCCGGCGCGCGCCGCTCGTCTCGTTCCAGCCCTTCGACGTGGCCTTCCCGCCTGCCTGGCTCGAGGGACCCTTCCGCGCGCCGGTCGTGACGGTCACGCTGAACGTGACCGGCGCGAAACGGCTGCTGAAGCGGGTTCCGGGGCCGAAATACGTCGCCGCGAACCCCACGAAACTCGCGCTCCTCAAGCATCTGGCCGCGTCTGGCCTGCCGGTGCCGGTCTCCGCGCCGCTGACCGAAAGCTTCACGCCCGATCCCGCGCAGTTCGGCCCCTACCTCACCGTGAAGACCATGGCGCCCGGCACCTCGCGCGCCAAGGGCATCGTCAGCCTGAAGACCGCCGATTTCGCAGGCCAGCGCGCCAAGCTCCTCAAGACCTATGCCGAGGAGATCGCCGCAGGGCACCGGCCGATCGTCCAGCGCTACGTCCCGACCGGCAAGCGCCCGACCCATGTCCGCGTCTCCTGCGTGTTCGGCCGCGCGGTGGTGTCCTTCCGCACGACCGCGCCCAAGCCCTTCGACCCGGAGTCGATGCGCGGGATCGTCGGCGGCGTCTCCACCTCGAACGCTGCCGCCACGCGGTCCCGCACCCTCGAGGCCGAGGCGGAGGTGGTGGAACTGGGCGAGCGCGCTGCGAAGGCCTTCCCCGACATCCCCGTGATCGCGACCGACATCATCCGCGCCTCAGATACCGGCCAGCTCTTCTGCCTGGAGGCCAATGTCGGCAACCTCGCCGCGCTCTCGGCCCCGATCTGCGACGAGCTGCGCGCCGACCTCGGCGGACAAGCCCTGCTCGACCAGTTCGGCGCCTATGACGTGATCGCCGAAACCTTCCTCGAAAAGCTCGAAGCGGCGCGCTGA
- a CDS encoding trimethylamine methyltransferase family protein, translating to MVEGTRRKRGGGGAARRAERTSGKIVTAGTITRQIPDYELLSAEALEIIERNAETVLEEVGVAFVENPAALQRWREAGADVRGEIVHIPRGLARKLCATAPANFTQIARNSERNVEIGGRNLVLAPIYGPPFVRDAGGRRYATMEDFEIFVKLGHMSPWLHHSGGTVCEPTDIPVATRHLDMLTAHMTLTDKPFMGSVTEPSRARDSVEMTDILFGGLRDRTALISLININSPLTFDSIMMGALEEYATANQACIISPFIVGGAMAPVSVTGTLTQVLAEVMAGVAYSQLVRPGAPVIFGAFVTSIDMNSGAPTFGTPEAAQITYGAGQLARRMGLPYRSGGSFCGSKLPDAQAAYETANSLNAGLLAGVNFMLHACGWLEGGLVADFEKFVMDADQLGILHKMAAGVDHGTEAQALDAIREVGPGGHYLGCEHTQAHFKAAFWRSGLFDYKPFETWLEEGARDTRALAQAKMAKMLADYEAPPLDPAIREALADYVARRKAGLDGVAA from the coding sequence ATGGTCGAGGGCACGCGCAGGAAACGCGGTGGCGGCGGCGCCGCGCGCCGGGCCGAGCGGACGAGCGGCAAGATCGTCACCGCCGGGACCATCACGCGGCAAATCCCCGATTACGAGCTCCTCTCGGCGGAGGCGCTGGAGATCATCGAGCGGAATGCCGAGACGGTGCTGGAGGAGGTCGGCGTCGCCTTCGTCGAGAACCCCGCGGCGCTGCAACGCTGGCGCGAGGCGGGCGCGGATGTGCGCGGCGAGATCGTCCACATCCCCCGCGGGCTCGCGCGCAAGCTCTGTGCGACGGCGCCTGCGAACTTCACCCAGATCGCCCGCAATTCCGAGCGCAACGTCGAGATCGGGGGCCGCAACCTCGTGCTGGCGCCGATCTACGGCCCGCCCTTCGTGCGCGACGCCGGCGGGCGCCGCTACGCCACGATGGAAGACTTCGAGATCTTCGTGAAGCTGGGCCACATGTCGCCCTGGCTGCACCATTCCGGCGGCACCGTCTGCGAGCCCACGGATATCCCCGTCGCGACGCGCCACCTGGACATGCTGACCGCGCATATGACGCTGACCGACAAGCCCTTCATGGGCTCGGTGACGGAGCCCAGCCGCGCGCGCGATTCCGTCGAGATGACGGATATCCTGTTCGGCGGGCTTCGGGATCGCACGGCGCTGATCAGCCTGATCAACATCAACTCGCCGCTGACCTTCGACTCGATCATGATGGGCGCGCTCGAGGAATACGCGACCGCCAACCAGGCCTGCATCATCTCGCCCTTCATCGTGGGCGGGGCGATGGCGCCGGTCTCGGTCACGGGGACGCTGACGCAGGTGCTGGCCGAGGTGATGGCGGGCGTGGCCTACAGCCAGTTGGTCCGGCCCGGCGCGCCGGTGATCTTCGGCGCCTTCGTCACCTCGATCGACATGAATTCGGGCGCGCCCACCTTCGGCACGCCCGAGGCGGCGCAGATCACCTACGGCGCGGGACAGCTGGCGCGGCGAATGGGGCTGCCCTACCGGTCGGGTGGATCCTTCTGCGGCTCGAAGCTGCCCGACGCGCAGGCGGCCTACGAAACGGCGAATTCGCTGAACGCGGGTCTTCTGGCGGGCGTGAACTTCATGCTGCATGCCTGCGGCTGGCTGGAGGGCGGTCTGGTGGCGGATTTCGAGAAATTCGTCATGGATGCCGACCAGCTCGGGATCCTGCACAAGATGGCCGCGGGCGTGGATCACGGCACCGAGGCGCAGGCTTTGGACGCGATCCGCGAGGTGGGCCCGGGCGGGCATTACCTGGGCTGTGAGCACACGCAGGCGCATTTCAAAGCCGCCTTCTGGCGGTCCGGCCTTTTCGACTACAAGCCCTTCGAGACCTGGCTGGAGGAGGGCGCGCGCGACACCCGCGCGCTGGCGCAGGCGAAGATGGCGAAGATGCTGGCCGATTACGAGGCGCCGCCGCTGGACCCGGCGATCCGCGAGGCGCTGGCCGATTACGTGGCGCGCCGCAAGGCGGGGCTCGACGGCGTCGCGGCCTGA
- a CDS encoding DUF6477 family protein, with the protein MCDLISDVNRLRRPRLLIEAAVRGQSAYQRRRDLRRMLRIAIPVDARAALAKLLPLEAALEKRRVTCDKNYSAARHVDIMIALMAEARSLKAEKPQAATPSSPALRRAT; encoded by the coding sequence ATGTGCGATCTCATCAGCGACGTGAACCGCTTGCGGCGTCCTCGCCTGCTCATCGAGGCTGCGGTCCGCGGCCAATCCGCCTATCAGCGCCGGCGCGACCTGCGCCGGATGCTGCGGATCGCCATCCCGGTCGATGCGCGCGCCGCGCTCGCCAAGCTGCTGCCGCTCGAGGCCGCGCTGGAGAAGCGGCGCGTCACCTGCGACAAGAACTACTCGGCCGCCCGGCATGTGGATATCATGATCGCGCTGATGGCCGAGGCGCGCAGCCTCAAGGCGGAGAAGCCTCAGGCCGCGACGCCGTCGAGCCCCGCCTTGCGGCGCGCCACGTAA
- a CDS encoding DUF6456 domain-containing protein yields MVSPPAPSAQSDRLPEWVPDAARVYLQHTYAGRPLRHVASEVGCAASTVLRQVRQIERRRDDPLVDDALDLLARAAGGAAAHTHPRKDDSQMSAIPDRASLIDDDTLTREARRVLRRLCESGAFLAVGQEMPQAVVLRDTDGTPTRIATLPKAVAQAFVLKDWVSCFKVGRVTRYRITEAGRAALRRLLDADLARKVEARGMSESPSPFLTQHMEMGERVLPEGEGESLRVNLAESPLGALARKRDRDGKPFLSMDLVVAGERLREDFERAQMGPRVGQNWERFLTAGGRGEMAAGDPLAGPEDARARVSEALRALGPGLADVVLRVCCFLEGLEAAEKRMGWAARSGKIVLRIALQRLRMHYDGLR; encoded by the coding sequence ATGGTGTCCCCGCCCGCCCCTTCCGCGCAGAGCGATCGGTTGCCCGAATGGGTGCCCGACGCGGCCCGCGTCTACCTGCAGCACACCTATGCCGGGCGGCCGCTGCGCCATGTCGCAAGCGAGGTCGGCTGCGCCGCCTCGACCGTTCTGCGCCAGGTGCGCCAGATCGAGCGGCGGCGCGATGATCCGCTGGTCGACGACGCGCTCGACCTGCTGGCCCGGGCCGCTGGAGGCGCCGCCGCACACACCCATCCCCGAAAGGACGACAGCCAGATGTCAGCCATCCCCGACCGCGCTTCCCTGATCGACGACGACACGCTGACACGCGAGGCGCGCCGCGTGCTGCGCCGCCTCTGCGAGTCGGGCGCGTTTCTCGCGGTCGGCCAGGAGATGCCGCAGGCGGTGGTTCTTCGGGACACGGACGGAACGCCGACGCGGATCGCGACCCTGCCCAAGGCGGTGGCGCAGGCCTTCGTGCTGAAGGACTGGGTGTCCTGCTTCAAGGTCGGCCGCGTCACGCGCTACCGCATCACCGAGGCCGGGCGCGCGGCGCTGCGCCGGCTGCTCGACGCCGATCTCGCCCGCAAGGTCGAGGCGCGCGGCATGTCCGAAAGTCCCAGCCCCTTCCTGACCCAGCATATGGAGATGGGCGAGCGGGTCCTGCCCGAAGGCGAGGGCGAGTCCCTGCGCGTGAACCTGGCCGAGTCGCCGCTGGGCGCGCTGGCGCGCAAGCGCGACCGGGACGGCAAGCCGTTCCTGTCGATGGATCTCGTCGTGGCGGGCGAACGGCTGCGGGAGGATTTCGAGCGGGCGCAGATGGGCCCCCGGGTCGGCCAGAACTGGGAGCGGTTCCTGACGGCGGGCGGGCGCGGCGAGATGGCGGCGGGTGATCCTCTGGCCGGGCCCGAGGATGCCCGCGCCCGCGTCTCCGAGGCGTTGCGCGCTCTCGGGCCGGGGCTTGCCGATGTGGTGCTGCGGGTGTGCTGTTTCCTCGAAGGCCTGGAGGCCGCGGAGAAGCGCATGGGCTGGGCCGCCCGGTCGGGCAAGATCGTGCTGCGGATCGCGCTGCAGCGTCTCCGGATGCATTACGACGGTCTGCGCTGA